A genomic window from Streptomyces brevispora includes:
- a CDS encoding flavoprotein, translated as MSEQSDQQTKKPFLYVVVCGSGIAGDVGRLVAVAQDTGWNVGVVATPQGLRFIDAEAVEAQTGYPIRSAWRSPGDPRPLPAPDAIAVAPATFNTINKWAAGISDTLALGILCESYGLGTPTAALPYVNSAQAAHPAYAESLRKLHAMGILIGSYEPHHPKADGGAERFHWEEALDLLTLRVAAQA; from the coding sequence GTGAGTGAGCAGTCCGACCAGCAGACCAAGAAGCCGTTTCTGTACGTCGTCGTGTGTGGGTCGGGCATCGCCGGAGATGTCGGCCGGCTGGTCGCGGTGGCGCAGGACACCGGATGGAACGTGGGCGTCGTCGCCACGCCTCAGGGCCTGCGGTTCATCGACGCGGAAGCCGTCGAAGCCCAGACCGGGTACCCGATCCGTTCGGCCTGGCGTTCTCCTGGCGACCCTCGTCCGCTTCCGGCTCCGGACGCGATCGCCGTCGCCCCGGCCACGTTCAACACGATCAACAAGTGGGCGGCCGGTATCTCGGACACCCTGGCCCTGGGCATCCTCTGCGAGTCGTACGGCCTCGGCACTCCCACCGCCGCCCTGCCGTACGTGAACTCCGCCCAGGCCGCCCACCCCGCGTACGCCGAGAGCCTGCGGAAGCTGCACGCGATGGGCATCCTGATCGGCTCCTACGAACCCCACCACCCCAAGGCCGACGGTGGCGCGGAACGCTTCCACTGGGAGGAAGCGCTCGATCTGCTCACCCTCAGGGTGGCAGCCCAGGCGTGA